The segment TGCACCAGGCCGTTTTCCAGGAGGAAATCCAGGGCACGGTAGACGGTGGGCGGTGCCGCGCGGCGGCCATCTTCCTCGGTCAGCACGCCGAGGATGTCGTAGGCACCCAGCGGCTTGTGGCTCTGCCATACCAGTTCCAGCACGCGTTTGCGCAGGGCGGTCAGGCGCAGGCCCTGCCGGCCGCAGATGGCTTCGGCTTCGGCCAGGGCGTTGGATACGCAGTGGGAATGGTCGTGGGGGCGACAGGCCAGGGGGGCTTTTGCGCTGATCGGCTTGAGCATGGCGGCGACGTTCAGAGAAAGAGACGTTATTCTATAACTCTTTTCCCGCCGAGTCTGTGCCGTGTTCCGTCTATTCGTCTCCCTGTTCCTCAGCGCCTTTGCCCTGTCGGCCCAGGCCGACGTGCGCCTTTTGACCAGCATCAAGCCACTGCAACTGATCGCCGCAGCCGTTCAGGACGGCGCCGGCCAGCCGGAGGTGCTGCTGCCCCCCGGAGCCTCGCCGCACCAGTACGCCCTGCGCCCTTCCGACGTGCGCCGGGTGCGTGAGGCCGACCTGTTCTACTGGGTTGGCCCGGACCTCGAAGGCTTCCTGCCCCGCGTGCTGACAGGGCGCGACAAGCCCAGCGTGGCCTTGCAGAGCGAGCCCGGCATGACCCTGCGCCATTTCGAGGCGCTG is part of the Pseudomonas lalkuanensis genome and harbors:
- a CDS encoding Fur family transcriptional regulator, with product MLKPISAKAPLACRPHDHSHCVSNALAEAEAICGRQGLRLTALRKRVLELVWQSHKPLGAYDILGVLTEEDGRRAAPPTVYRALDFLLENGLVHRIASLNAFVGCNHPGESHQGQFLICRNCQTAIELEQSCISQAIVDSAKSVGFSVEGQTVEVVGLCASCQVAA